GTGCAGCTCATCGCTACAACCTCGTTCGACCGCTCTGAACTGACCGACCCAAAGCGCGAACTCATCGCGGCTACCCGTCAACTGTCTGAATCACCGCAATTGCTCGCTGGGGCTTCGCTGGCATTTCGCACCAACACAGTCGATGCCGCTGTGCACACCCGGGCCAAGTACCAGTCTATCGCGGTCGATCGTGGCAATATCGCTGCGCGCCATGAAGGGCAGGGCACAGCAAACGCCGCCTATGATACAAGTCTCTTTCGTGTCGCCGCGCAGACGGGTTTTACGGCAACCCAGGACAACGCCGCGCAGAATGCGTTTTACGCATCGCGTGAGACCGTTTTTAGCACAACGGGTGTCAGCGCCTCGGGCTTTGTTGCGCTGCGTCCGCTGGCCCTCTTTGACGCCTCGGCTGACCGCAGCGCGCTCGAAGTTTATGCCCAGGCCACGAGTGCCTTTAGAAGCCCGACGCTTTATGAGCGCTTCGGCGACGGACTGTTCGTTACGGCCTCTGAATTTCTGCGCAGCGAGCGTGCAATTACGAATGCCGCAGGTGTGCGCGGGGCTCTAAATTGTCCGGCGAGTATCATCTGTTCATGGCGCAGCGAAGCGTGGCTTACCGGTGCGAAAGACTTTATTCTTTTCACACAGAACTCGTCGCGTACGCTTATCGCGGTCAACGCGTCGAGCGCGCAGATCGCGGGTCTCGAAAACGAAGTGCAGCTTCACCTGCCTGAGAAATTCTTGCTCTCGCTGCGATACACCTATCTCGATGCGCGTGACTATGGCAGCATACCCTATTATCAGGATAAATACCTGCCGTTCAGACCGAGGCACCACGCAGTGGCGACGCTCACGCTGCTCTTTGGCCAGCTGCGATCGATTACGTCGGCCGAATTTCGGGGCGCAGTCTTTCGCGATCGCTACAACAGTTATGGTTTCTATTTGCCGTCGAAGATACTCGTCGACAGCGGTATCGACTATACGCTGAGCTCAGGTGCGACGCATATTCTGAATTTTACCGTTAAGAATATCACCGATGATCGCGAAACCGACTTCATCGGCTACCCGCTGCCCGGCAGGTATTATCTTGTAAGATGGACGGCTCAATACTGATGCAAAGGCGCAGAATGGTCA
The sequence above is a segment of the Turneriella parva DSM 21527 genome. Coding sequences within it:
- a CDS encoding TonB-dependent receptor plug domain-containing protein, with product MSQNVHGDEAEELRVQAKLKRIKPIRLISSSDARAAGSYREIPLATAAEAPLSERASDVLQKQTGVQVNRAGAPGTQSVLAIRGMSPDQVEYFIEGVPLPRPLATPPNLEMLPLPLFSAVDIYPSFVPSHLPGANIGGALNFRLLRPEGESARYLTQVSQNSLLGTSVIAARQTGSSLNFVSFEQSRNRYEYVSNNGTPENRSDDRVLQRLNEDFTRAGYTGFGTLAAGKWQIAGLADFYHSDRGIPGVQNLPIESARRSEQRMSGAVKAARPLSETLNVQLIATTSFDRSELTDPKRELIAATRQLSESPQLLAGASLAFRTNTVDAAVHTRAKYQSIAVDRGNIAARHEGQGTANAAYDTSLFRVAAQTGFTATQDNAAQNAFYASRETVFSTTGVSASGFVALRPLALFDASADRSALEVYAQATSAFRSPTLYERFGDGLFVTASEFLRSERAITNAAGVRGALNCPASIICSWRSEAWLTGAKDFILFTQNSSRTLIAVNASSAQIAGLENEVQLHLPEKFLLSLRYTYLDARDYGSIPYYQDKYLPFRPRHHAVATLTLLFGQLRSITSAEFRGAVFRDRYNSYGFYLPSKILVDSGIDYTLSSGATHILNFTVKNITDDRETDFIGYPLPGRYYLVRWTAQY